A genomic stretch from Edaphobacter aggregans includes:
- a CDS encoding HipA family kinase encodes MSHFGAATLKGMIRTVRATQYVTALREGGSLPAIVTADDLGMYVLKFRGAGQGPLALVAELVAGEIGRALGLRVPELVFAEVDAALGRNEPDQEIRDLLKASAGKNLALDYLPGSTMFDPAAGDIADAQTASMAVWFDAFVMNVDRTPRNANLLCWHRKLYFIDHGAALFFHHNWQTAEQKAPGAFADVRHHILLPWATGMEEADLAARSRLNPVVFQEILAEAPDAWLGTDGSVAAVAARRAAYVEFFVRRLQASRNFVEEAIRARAELV; translated from the coding sequence ATGTCACATTTTGGTGCCGCTACACTCAAAGGAATGATCCGCACGGTTCGAGCAACCCAGTACGTCACAGCCCTCAGGGAAGGCGGTTCCCTGCCCGCAATCGTGACAGCGGACGATCTCGGAATGTACGTACTCAAGTTCCGCGGAGCCGGACAAGGCCCCCTGGCCCTGGTCGCAGAGCTAGTAGCCGGTGAGATCGGCCGAGCACTAGGCCTGCGTGTTCCAGAGCTTGTCTTTGCCGAGGTAGACGCTGCGTTGGGACGCAACGAACCCGATCAGGAGATCCGCGACCTGCTGAAAGCAAGTGCGGGAAAGAATCTGGCGCTGGACTATCTGCCCGGATCAACCATGTTTGACCCGGCAGCAGGCGATATAGCGGACGCGCAAACGGCTTCAATGGCAGTGTGGTTCGACGCGTTTGTGATGAACGTGGATCGCACACCGCGCAACGCCAATCTGCTCTGCTGGCACCGAAAGCTTTACTTCATCGACCACGGAGCAGCGCTGTTCTTTCACCACAATTGGCAGACGGCAGAGCAGAAGGCCCCTGGCGCATTTGCGGATGTGCGGCACCATATTTTGCTGCCGTGGGCAACCGGCATGGAGGAGGCGGATTTGGCGGCGAGGTCGCGCTTGAATCCGGTGGTGTTTCAAGAGATTCTGGCGGAGGCGCCGGATGCGTGGCTCGGGACTGATGGCAGTGTGGCAGCTGTGGCTGCCCGGCGGGCCGCGTACGTGGAGTTCTTCGTCAGGCGGTTGCAGGCTTCAAGAAATTTTGTCGAGGAGGCCATCCGTGCTCGTGCCGAGCTCGTTTGA
- a CDS encoding heme-degrading domain-containing protein: MAIAEDIAAIIRQETELRLPSFDNDTAWTLGLVLRDLALSRNHAIVIDIRRFGQPYQPLFYTALSGTTPDNARWVQRKSNVVARFHRSSYYIGRYLEQNKLTFSDRYGLPDADYAAHGGSFPLHVAGAGIVGSVTVSGLPQREDHNFVVEALCLHLGRDHDSLRLPNLP; the protein is encoded by the coding sequence ATGGCCATCGCCGAAGACATCGCCGCAATCATCCGTCAGGAGACCGAACTCCGCCTCCCCAGCTTCGACAACGACACGGCGTGGACCCTTGGCCTCGTCCTTCGCGATCTCGCCCTTTCCCGCAACCACGCCATCGTCATCGATATCCGCCGCTTCGGCCAGCCTTATCAGCCGCTCTTCTATACCGCCCTCTCCGGCACCACGCCTGACAACGCTCGCTGGGTCCAACGAAAGTCCAACGTCGTCGCCCGCTTCCACCGCAGCTCCTACTACATTGGCCGCTATCTCGAGCAGAACAAGCTCACTTTCTCCGACCGCTACGGCCTTCCTGACGCCGACTATGCTGCTCACGGAGGCAGCTTTCCGCTGCACGTCGCCGGAGCGGGCATCGTTGGCAGCGTCACCGTCTCCGGCCTCCCCCAGCGAGAAGATCACAACTTCGTCGTCGAGGCCCTCTGCCTTCACCTTGGCCGCGACCACGACTCCCTCCGCCTGCCAAACCTTCCGTAA
- a CDS encoding phospholipase C — MCHPWCRAILCISVALVGCGRGVVGTAPSIATVEGPTALNSPIQHVVIIMQENRTFDNLFNAYPGADTVQTGMSNGQPIALQPVSLADPRDLGHNHTDWWQHWNNGKMDGFAQGRASDPYLPYSYVPQSDVAPYWALASQFTLGDRMFQSNTGPSFVAHQYMIAGQSGLASENPSGAVWGCDADASSRVALIGPNGTDLPGVYPCFDYKTMADLLDAKAISWRYYAPGKDDDNFFILSAFQAIRHIRFGSDWNSNVSSPETQVFSDIKSGQLAQVTWIIPSFAHSDHPGSTNEGPDWVASIVNAIGASPYWNSTAIFISWDDWGGWYDHVDPPQIDMMGLGFRVPVLVVSPYARKGYVSHQVHEASGFLAYIENIFGLPNLGARDVLADNFSDCFDYTQMPRPYVQVHTEHTPEFMIREKASGPPDDD; from the coding sequence ATGTGTCATCCGTGGTGCAGAGCCATCCTCTGTATCTCTGTAGCTCTTGTTGGCTGCGGCAGAGGTGTGGTCGGCACCGCCCCATCGATTGCAACCGTCGAGGGTCCTACAGCTTTGAACTCTCCCATCCAGCATGTTGTCATCATCATGCAGGAGAACCGCACTTTCGATAACCTCTTCAACGCCTATCCTGGCGCAGACACGGTTCAGACCGGCATGAGCAATGGGCAGCCCATTGCCTTGCAACCCGTATCCCTGGCCGACCCCAGAGACCTGGGCCACAACCATACCGACTGGTGGCAGCACTGGAACAATGGCAAGATGGACGGCTTCGCGCAGGGCCGCGCAAGCGATCCTTATCTTCCCTACTCCTATGTTCCGCAAAGCGACGTCGCCCCCTATTGGGCTCTGGCTTCGCAGTTCACACTGGGCGATCGCATGTTCCAGTCCAACACCGGCCCGAGCTTTGTCGCTCACCAATATATGATCGCCGGCCAATCCGGCCTGGCCTCGGAGAATCCTTCCGGCGCTGTCTGGGGTTGCGACGCAGACGCAAGCTCACGCGTCGCGTTGATCGGCCCCAACGGAACGGATCTTCCTGGGGTGTATCCATGCTTCGACTACAAGACCATGGCCGATCTTCTCGACGCCAAGGCAATCAGCTGGCGCTACTACGCCCCCGGCAAAGACGACGACAACTTCTTTATCCTCTCGGCCTTCCAGGCCATTCGACATATCCGCTTCGGTTCGGACTGGAACTCCAACGTCAGCTCCCCCGAGACACAAGTCTTTAGCGACATCAAGAGCGGACAACTGGCGCAGGTTACCTGGATCATCCCATCCTTTGCCCACTCCGATCACCCGGGCTCGACGAATGAGGGCCCTGACTGGGTTGCGTCTATCGTCAATGCCATCGGCGCAAGCCCGTACTGGAACTCAACCGCCATCTTCATCTCCTGGGACGACTGGGGCGGCTGGTACGATCACGTCGATCCGCCCCAGATCGACATGATGGGGCTTGGCTTCCGCGTCCCTGTTCTTGTGGTCTCGCCTTACGCACGCAAAGGGTATGTCTCGCACCAGGTGCATGAAGCCAGCGGCTTCCTTGCTTATATCGAGAATATCTTTGGGCTCCCGAACCTCGGCGCGCGCGATGTCCTCGCCGACAATTTTTCCGATTGCTTCGACTACACCCAAATGCCTCGTCCTTACGTCCAGGTGCATACCGAACACACGCCTGAATTCATGATTAGAGAAAAGGCCTCTGGGCCGCCGGACGACGACTAG
- a CDS encoding M20/M25/M40 family metallo-hydrolase, producing the protein MRLSASLLLTAALVSSAFAQAPVSPDTRAAVGQLVGDIMVSGKAYDYDRQLADDIGPRLTGSDNYVHAVSWAVDQFKSLGLTNVHTEPFTMPALWEPEVAATGKILEPRLQTLHIYSIGWSPSTPEGGIKGNVIYLPQLTNEALDAQRDKLRGNIILFDLASLGEQPTITQILKSLAHLNDFAAQAILFVGGPNGSESATAFTFDGTISPIPIAQIGREDELLIKRMLEHGPVTVQFSFKNRIRPTTQVNNVIAEIPGRELPNEVVIVAGHLDSWHPATGAQDNGTGAATVIEVARAIKATGRPPRRTMRFILFGGEEQGILGSTSYVKHHLADMPSIAAVLISDTGAQPAKGWYVMGRDDEQKALTNIEPLLTGLGSDKTTTSTEFLFQTDHIAFDLLGVPTLVLWNDTDKYFKLHHKASDSFDSVVQADLNQGVATTAVTAYAIADSAQSFAPHYTHAQIEEMLKDAKQFDDYEYFKSAGIFP; encoded by the coding sequence ATGCGTCTTTCCGCGAGCCTTCTTCTCACCGCCGCCCTCGTTTCGAGCGCCTTTGCACAAGCTCCCGTGTCGCCCGACACCCGCGCCGCTGTCGGCCAGCTCGTCGGCGACATTATGGTCAGCGGCAAGGCCTATGACTACGACCGCCAGTTAGCCGACGACATCGGCCCCCGCCTCACCGGCTCAGACAACTACGTTCATGCCGTCTCCTGGGCGGTCGATCAGTTCAAGTCGCTCGGCCTTACCAACGTCCACACTGAGCCGTTCACCATGCCCGCCCTTTGGGAGCCCGAGGTCGCCGCCACCGGCAAGATCCTTGAGCCACGTCTCCAGACGCTTCACATTTACTCCATCGGCTGGAGTCCCTCCACTCCCGAAGGCGGTATCAAGGGCAATGTCATCTACCTTCCGCAACTGACGAACGAAGCCCTCGATGCCCAGAGGGACAAGCTCCGCGGCAATATCATCCTCTTCGACTTGGCCAGCCTCGGCGAGCAGCCCACGATCACCCAGATTCTCAAATCGCTGGCCCACCTCAACGATTTTGCCGCCCAGGCCATCCTGTTTGTTGGGGGCCCCAATGGCAGCGAGTCGGCCACAGCCTTCACCTTCGACGGCACCATCTCCCCCATCCCAATCGCGCAGATTGGCCGCGAAGATGAGCTCCTCATCAAACGCATGCTCGAGCACGGCCCCGTCACCGTGCAGTTCTCCTTCAAGAACCGCATTCGCCCCACCACGCAGGTCAACAACGTCATCGCAGAGATTCCGGGCCGCGAGCTGCCGAACGAGGTCGTCATTGTCGCCGGCCACCTTGACTCCTGGCACCCCGCCACCGGCGCGCAAGACAACGGCACCGGCGCCGCCACCGTCATTGAAGTTGCCCGCGCCATCAAGGCCACTGGACGCCCGCCTCGGCGCACCATGCGCTTCATTCTCTTTGGCGGCGAAGAGCAGGGCATCCTCGGGTCAACTTCTTATGTGAAACATCACCTCGCGGACATGCCGAGCATCGCTGCTGTGCTGATCTCCGACACCGGCGCGCAACCCGCGAAAGGCTGGTATGTGATGGGCCGCGACGACGAGCAGAAGGCTCTTACCAACATTGAGCCGCTGCTGACCGGCCTCGGCTCCGACAAGACGACCACCAGCACGGAGTTCCTCTTCCAGACCGACCATATCGCCTTCGATCTGCTGGGAGTCCCCACCCTCGTGCTGTGGAACGACACGGATAAGTACTTCAAGCTGCACCACAAGGCGTCGGACTCGTTCGACTCCGTGGTGCAGGCTGACCTGAACCAGGGCGTCGCCACGACTGCCGTCACCGCTTATGCCATTGCGGATTCAGCGCAGTCTTTCGCTCCTCACTACACGCACGCACAGATCGAAGAGATGCTCAAAGATGCCAAGCAGTTCGACGATTACGAATACTTCAAATCCGCCGGTATCTTCCCGTGA
- a CDS encoding cytochrome c3 family protein, whose product MAHSLLIAVIAAFLWTSDPPAPAPSTAGAHFVGSKQCESCHAETYASWRQTRMANVVQDPKLHPEAVLGDFTHPDPNVTFTLDQVAFTYGSRWKQRYFTLIGDDYYVLPAQWDVAKKKWLPYHVADGTDWWTAHYPSDNMQRPTGPLCDGCHSVNYNIATKKVTEWNVGCEKCHGPGSEHVAHPTKSNIVNPARLDVVRANDTCIQCHSQGRPKSNPIPDASGVAKYYDWPVGYLPGQRLADIWTFEEHKLGTADFYYWHDGTARKNRMQGNDYVQSLMAHRDIRCSDCHNVHSAKHPSNLVDEVNDLCMNCHMHRFVAGPGTTQTIVEHTHHAANSPASQCTACHMPKIQVTIPGTFVAAHTFKFISPKMTQQFNMPNACNQCHQDKDAAWSLKQLATWQTVSPWSLQ is encoded by the coding sequence ATGGCGCATTCTCTGTTGATTGCCGTCATCGCAGCCTTCCTGTGGACATCCGATCCGCCCGCTCCTGCGCCTTCGACTGCAGGGGCGCACTTCGTCGGCTCAAAGCAATGTGAATCCTGCCACGCCGAGACCTACGCCTCATGGCGGCAGACTCGCATGGCTAACGTCGTTCAGGACCCGAAGCTACACCCGGAGGCCGTCCTCGGCGACTTCACTCATCCCGACCCCAACGTCACCTTCACCCTCGACCAGGTCGCCTTCACCTATGGCAGCCGCTGGAAGCAGCGCTACTTCACCCTGATCGGCGACGACTACTACGTTCTCCCTGCTCAATGGGACGTCGCTAAGAAGAAGTGGCTTCCCTACCACGTCGCCGACGGCACCGACTGGTGGACCGCCCACTACCCCTCCGACAACATGCAGCGCCCCACCGGGCCGCTCTGCGACGGCTGCCACTCCGTCAACTACAACATTGCGACCAAGAAGGTCACTGAGTGGAACGTGGGTTGCGAGAAGTGCCACGGCCCCGGCAGCGAGCACGTCGCTCATCCCACCAAGAGCAACATCGTCAACCCGGCACGACTCGACGTTGTCCGCGCCAACGACACCTGCATCCAGTGCCACAGCCAAGGCAGACCGAAGAGCAACCCGATTCCCGATGCCTCAGGCGTTGCCAAATATTACGACTGGCCCGTCGGCTATCTTCCCGGCCAGCGCCTCGCCGACATCTGGACTTTCGAAGAACATAAACTCGGCACGGCCGACTTCTACTACTGGCACGACGGCACCGCGCGTAAGAACCGCATGCAGGGCAACGACTACGTTCAATCGCTCATGGCTCATCGGGATATTCGCTGCTCCGACTGCCATAACGTCCACAGTGCGAAACATCCGTCCAATCTCGTCGACGAAGTGAACGACCTCTGCATGAACTGCCACATGCACCGCTTTGTCGCAGGCCCCGGCACCACCCAGACCATCGTTGAGCATACCCATCACGCCGCCAACAGCCCGGCCAGCCAATGCACCGCCTGCCACATGCCGAAGATTCAGGTCACCATCCCCGGCACCTTCGTGGCCGCCCATACCTTCAAGTTCATCTCGCCAAAGATGACGCAGCAATTCAACATGCCCAACGCTTGCAATCAATGCCATCAGGACAAAGACGCGGCCTGGTCCCTCAAGCAACTCGCCACCTGGCAAACCGTCTCTCCGTGGTCTCTGCAGTAG
- a CDS encoding MarR family winged helix-turn-helix transcriptional regulator, with amino-acid sequence MAPSSKRKELEHIVGFQLGRELGARGVLFHQAIANLAGVSVTDLKCLDYVDRVGDVTAGDLARLTGLTTGAITAAIDRLEKAGLARRERSETDRRKVFIRLCHSPAMARIAPFYEALGRESAQMITRYSMRELETIKDFCERCIEMMRRQTEAIQQTKER; translated from the coding sequence ATGGCACCATCGAGCAAGCGAAAAGAATTGGAGCACATCGTCGGCTTTCAGCTCGGGCGGGAGCTGGGCGCGCGGGGTGTTCTGTTTCATCAGGCGATTGCTAACCTCGCAGGCGTATCGGTGACGGACCTGAAATGTCTGGATTATGTCGACCGCGTGGGCGACGTTACGGCGGGCGATCTGGCAAGACTGACAGGGCTAACGACAGGGGCCATCACCGCGGCAATCGACCGGCTGGAGAAGGCTGGACTGGCGCGGAGAGAGCGGAGCGAAACAGATCGGCGGAAGGTGTTCATCCGGTTATGTCATTCCCCGGCGATGGCCCGCATCGCGCCATTCTATGAGGCGTTAGGACGCGAGTCGGCGCAGATGATTACGCGGTACTCCATGCGCGAGCTCGAGACGATCAAGGACTTCTGTGAGCGCTGCATCGAGATGATGCGGCGGCAGACGGAGGCGATTCAGCAAACAAAAGAACGATAG
- a CDS encoding FAD-dependent oxidoreductase: protein MSIHRKRALIIGGGVAGPVLALFLKSSDFDTQIFEASSGPSDTGGALGLAPNGMNVLAAAGVVEQVRDVSVTGNEWAFENQRGKLLACAPAGDTARYGQPPVMITRAALHRAIIEHAEAQDIPVHYNKRLVSIDDIPGHPIVAHFADGTVAEGDFIVGADGIRSQVRQAVMPDAPKPSYTGMMAPGGFSPCIDTGVTPRSNQRVHFIFGQNGFFGYFNTVTPEGPRTLWWSTASAPLESKDKMAATTKAELQQRLLALHGDWADPVPQLIQSATDILNIPIHDVPSLPRWSAGRTILIGDAAHAVAPHSGQGASMALEDTMYLGKLLCESDGEHLEKVFVDFEQHRRPRTDKVIALGRRNGQRKEKMSPVEFWIQQQMIRLFVPLTRAKKQDWLLAYKVEWDRAVPAMSARTRSMVAR from the coding sequence ATGTCCATCCATCGGAAACGCGCTCTCATCATTGGAGGAGGAGTCGCAGGTCCCGTCCTCGCTCTCTTCCTCAAGTCGTCCGACTTCGATACCCAGATCTTCGAAGCCTCCAGCGGCCCAAGCGATACAGGCGGAGCGCTCGGCCTCGCTCCCAATGGCATGAACGTCCTCGCCGCTGCCGGTGTCGTCGAACAGGTTCGCGACGTCAGCGTCACCGGCAACGAGTGGGCCTTCGAAAATCAGCGCGGCAAACTCCTCGCCTGTGCGCCCGCTGGAGACACCGCCCGGTACGGCCAGCCTCCTGTCATGATCACCCGCGCCGCACTTCATCGCGCCATCATCGAGCACGCCGAGGCACAAGACATCCCCGTTCACTACAACAAGCGTCTCGTCAGCATCGATGACATTCCCGGCCATCCCATCGTCGCGCACTTCGCTGACGGGACTGTTGCCGAAGGCGACTTCATCGTCGGCGCCGACGGCATCCGTTCGCAGGTCCGCCAGGCCGTTATGCCCGATGCGCCCAAACCCTCTTACACCGGCATGATGGCTCCCGGCGGCTTCAGCCCCTGCATCGACACGGGTGTCACCCCGCGCTCCAATCAGCGTGTCCACTTCATCTTTGGCCAGAACGGCTTCTTCGGCTACTTCAATACCGTCACACCCGAAGGTCCGCGCACATTATGGTGGAGCACAGCCTCCGCGCCGCTCGAGAGCAAGGACAAGATGGCTGCCACCACCAAAGCCGAGCTGCAGCAACGCCTGCTCGCTCTCCACGGCGACTGGGCCGACCCCGTCCCTCAACTTATCCAGTCCGCAACCGACATCCTCAACATCCCCATTCACGACGTCCCCAGCCTTCCTCGCTGGAGCGCCGGTCGCACCATCCTCATCGGCGACGCCGCGCACGCCGTGGCTCCGCACTCCGGCCAGGGAGCTTCGATGGCCCTTGAAGACACCATGTATCTCGGCAAACTACTCTGCGAATCGGACGGCGAGCACCTCGAAAAAGTCTTCGTCGACTTCGAGCAGCATCGACGTCCCCGCACTGACAAAGTCATCGCCCTTGGCCGCCGCAACGGCCAGCGAAAAGAGAAAATGTCACCGGTCGAATTCTGGATACAGCAGCAGATGATTCGCCTCTTCGTCCCGCTAACCCGCGCGAAGAAGCAGGACTGGCTGCTCGCCTACAAGGTCGAGTGGGATCGGGCTGTTCCAGCTATGTCTGCGCGTACCCGCTCCATGGTTGCGAGATAG
- the tgt gene encoding tRNA guanosine(34) transglycosylase Tgt: MSISFDVQRTAEGGGRRAALTLPHGVVETPVFMPVGTAASVKAVEQGVLEKIGPENRGAQIILANTYHLYLRPGHELIARAGGVHRFMSWERPMLTDSGGFQVFSLSSLRKVTQDGVEFRSHLDGSKHFFSPEHSMDVQIALGADIAMVFDECVEHPATYERTRDSMGLTHAWAQRSKDHFELHKHRVPWHEALGGATQSLFGIVQGGMYVDLRKESADRLVEMDFPGYAIGGLAVGEPREVTREMIARTLEWLPKDKPRYVMGVGYPDEIEEYAKMGVDMMDCVLPTRAGRHGLVFARDADGVVVRMNIKRKEYAEDPGPIDASCGCMVCARYSRAYLRHLFVSGEPLGLTLNSVHNLHFYLATMERVRADIAGTARSHSTL; the protein is encoded by the coding sequence ATGTCGATTTCGTTTGATGTACAGAGAACTGCCGAAGGCGGTGGGCGCAGAGCCGCGCTGACGCTGCCGCATGGTGTGGTGGAGACGCCGGTGTTCATGCCGGTGGGGACGGCGGCGAGTGTGAAGGCCGTCGAGCAGGGCGTGTTGGAGAAGATTGGCCCAGAGAACCGCGGGGCGCAGATCATTCTGGCGAATACGTATCACCTGTATCTGCGGCCAGGGCATGAGCTGATTGCGCGGGCCGGTGGAGTGCACCGGTTCATGAGCTGGGAACGGCCGATGTTGACGGACTCGGGCGGGTTTCAGGTGTTCAGCCTGAGCAGCTTGCGCAAGGTGACGCAGGATGGAGTGGAGTTCCGGTCGCATCTGGATGGGAGCAAACATTTCTTCTCGCCAGAGCACTCGATGGATGTGCAGATCGCTCTGGGCGCCGATATCGCGATGGTCTTCGATGAGTGCGTGGAACATCCTGCAACGTATGAGCGCACGCGGGATTCGATGGGACTGACTCACGCGTGGGCGCAGCGGTCAAAAGATCATTTTGAGTTACATAAGCATCGAGTTCCGTGGCATGAGGCTCTGGGCGGCGCTACGCAGAGTCTGTTCGGAATCGTGCAGGGTGGAATGTATGTCGATCTGCGGAAGGAGTCTGCAGACCGGCTGGTCGAGATGGACTTTCCTGGTTATGCGATTGGCGGGTTGGCCGTCGGTGAGCCGCGTGAAGTAACACGAGAGATGATTGCACGGACGCTCGAGTGGCTACCGAAAGACAAGCCTCGCTACGTGATGGGCGTCGGCTACCCCGACGAGATTGAAGAGTACGCGAAGATGGGCGTCGACATGATGGATTGCGTTCTGCCTACACGCGCGGGGCGGCATGGGCTCGTGTTTGCTCGCGATGCCGACGGCGTCGTCGTCCGGATGAACATCAAACGCAAGGAGTACGCGGAAGATCCGGGGCCAATCGATGCCTCGTGCGGATGCATGGTGTGTGCGCGGTATTCGCGGGCGTACCTCCGGCATCTCTTTGTGTCAGGCGAGCCGTTGGGATTGACGCTGAACTCTGTGCATAATCTGCATTTCTATCTCGCAACCATGGAGCGGGTACGCGCAGACATAGCTGGAACAGCCCGATCCCACTCGACCTTGTAG
- a CDS encoding TCR/Tet family MFS transporter: MSDSANNPDVTSPDPLLTEPELVTANDAVIPPPSAPQGRRAAAAFIFFTVALDMLALGMIAPVLPRLIESFLHGDTSTAAQMLGLFGTVFAVMQFFFSPIVGSLSDRFGRRPVVLLSNFGLGLDYLLMAWAPALGWLFLGRVISGLTSSSIPTAMAYMADVTPREKRAAAFGMLNAAFGIGFVLGPALGGILGNVNPRLPFWVAAGLSLVNGLYGLFVLPESLSHQNRSPFSWKRANPVGSLSLLKHGSMLAIAAVLLLGYIAQQSLMNVYVIYADFRYHWTTRSVGLSLATIGVFTIIYGGLLVKPVVAKLGERRTMIIGLIGGALGYFMFGVSKTGIIFWLGIPFLNMMSFAWPSAQSILSHKTSPAEQGQLQGAINSLRGIAGLIGPGIFTYIFSKSIGAEAIIHIPGTPFFTAAAMLLIALMIARRVDDKPAQQHHTDAASPN; encoded by the coding sequence ATGTCTGACTCCGCAAACAATCCGGATGTCACCAGCCCAGATCCACTTTTGACTGAGCCTGAGCTCGTCACTGCTAATGATGCCGTGATTCCCCCACCATCCGCTCCGCAAGGACGGCGAGCCGCTGCGGCCTTTATCTTCTTCACCGTCGCGCTCGACATGCTCGCCCTCGGCATGATCGCCCCCGTCCTTCCTCGTCTGATCGAAAGCTTCCTCCACGGCGACACCTCTACCGCCGCGCAGATGCTCGGACTCTTTGGCACTGTCTTCGCCGTGATGCAGTTCTTCTTCTCGCCCATCGTCGGCTCGCTCTCCGACCGCTTCGGTCGCCGCCCCGTCGTCCTTCTCTCCAACTTCGGTCTCGGCCTGGACTATCTTCTGATGGCATGGGCTCCCGCGCTTGGCTGGCTCTTCCTCGGTCGCGTCATCTCGGGCCTCACCTCATCGAGCATCCCCACTGCCATGGCCTACATGGCCGACGTCACGCCACGCGAAAAGCGCGCCGCAGCCTTCGGCATGTTGAATGCAGCCTTTGGCATTGGCTTCGTCCTCGGCCCCGCACTCGGAGGCATCCTCGGCAACGTCAACCCGCGCCTGCCCTTCTGGGTCGCAGCGGGCTTGAGCCTCGTCAACGGACTCTACGGCCTCTTCGTCCTACCCGAATCTCTCTCGCATCAGAATCGCAGCCCCTTCTCGTGGAAGCGCGCGAATCCAGTCGGCTCGCTTTCGCTGCTCAAGCATGGCTCCATGCTGGCCATCGCCGCGGTTTTGCTCCTCGGATACATCGCACAGCAATCCCTGATGAACGTCTACGTCATCTACGCCGACTTCCGCTACCACTGGACCACCCGTAGCGTAGGCCTATCTCTTGCCACCATCGGCGTCTTCACCATCATCTACGGCGGCCTGCTCGTCAAACCAGTCGTCGCAAAGCTGGGCGAACGCAGAACCATGATCATCGGCCTGATCGGCGGAGCACTCGGCTACTTCATGTTCGGTGTCTCCAAAACAGGCATCATCTTCTGGCTCGGCATCCCCTTTCTCAACATGATGTCCTTCGCGTGGCCCTCCGCGCAGAGCATTCTCTCTCACAAGACCAGCCCGGCGGAACAAGGTCAGCTGCAAGGTGCGATCAATAGTCTGCGCGGCATCGCCGGACTCATCGGCCCCGGCATCTTCACCTACATCTTCAGCAAATCCATCGGAGCGGAGGCGATCATCCACATCCCCGGAACACCCTTCTTCACTGCCGCAGCTATGCTTCTCATTGCTCTGATGATCGCGCGACGCGTTGACGACAAACCCGCGCAACAGCATCACACCGATGCGGCATCGCCGAACTGA